The Chlamydia poikilotherma DNA segment CAAAGAATACGACGAACCGTAAAAATAGACACAGGAAGCTTGAGATAATTCTGTTTCATAAAAATACTCTTTAAAAAATATTGTTGGCTGTGGAGATAACAGCTTATGCATGCGTGAAGCGAAGTTAATAAAAGCAGATTGATTATCTATACCCACAACCTGACATTTCAGAATATCGGAAAACCAAAAACACACTTTTCCTAATCCGCAACCTAAATCATAAACAATATCTTGAGAGGTAACTCCGAATTCTCTACTCACTTTATTTAATACTGACCAAGGGGTCTCTCCGTAAACATTCCCCTCCTTGAGCAAGGAAGATTGTGGCGAACGACGTAATCTCTTGTAGGGATTCCTGAATAAAGAATAAAAAAACTTCGCTAGATCATATACGATTAGTTTTGGGTATTTAATGTAGAGCGAGAAGAACAGATAAACATATTCTCTAATAGAGAAGACTATTCTATGAATTCCTACTCGCAATACATGTAAAAATGAAGACTTTTTAATTGCGAAGCTCTTTAGGCGGTTGGAATACGACATCTTCTATAGCAAATATATCCTCTTCAACTTGTAAATCGGGTATTAACTCTTTTAACCTAGAAATACAAGATTGAACAATATGCTCAGGAGTTGATGCTCCTGCTGTTATTGCAATATCACCGGAATAATTTAAAATCTCATCAGAAATATGATCCGGGCTGTTCACTAATCTAGCGGGAATATTTCGTTTTTCAGCAACTTCTCGCAAACGATTGGAGTTTGAACTTTGCACATCTCCAATAACATAAACAAAATTTACCTTAGGCAACACCGAGCGTAGAGCTTCTTGGCGATTTTGCGTAGCATAACATACAGAAGAACTAGGTAAGGTAACAATATTCGGATAACGCACCTTTAATGCTTGGGTAATTTCAGCAACATCATCCAAACTCAATGTTGTTTGAGTCACAAAAAATAAAGGTATCTCCACTCCGAAAGGAAGGTTAGCGACATCTTCCACCTTTTCCACTACCGTAACACTTTCAGGAGCTTCTCCACGAATCCCAATAACCTCTACGTGTTTTTTCTTTCCTATCAAAATAATTTGATAACCTTTACTTGCATAAAGCTTAACTGCTGAATGAATCTTAGTTACCAGAACACAAGTTGCATCAATATCAAAAAGATTCCGAGTTTT contains these protein-coding regions:
- a CDS encoding class I SAM-dependent methyltransferase, translated to MSREFGVTSQDIVYDLGCGLGKVCFWFSDILKCQVVGIDNQSAFINFASRMHKLLSPQPTIFFKEYFYETELSQASCVYFYGSSYSLKVLKGVLTALAKLKSGNIVITISFSLDSLPDGDTMFVTEKSCDVTFPWGKTKAYKNIRR
- the ispH gene encoding 4-hydroxy-3-methylbut-2-enyl diphosphate reductase, with amino-acid sequence MRRVILSNPRGFCAGVVRAIQVVEAALEKWGPPIYVKHEIVHNRHVVDDLKRRGAIFIEDLSDVPCGEKVIYSAHGIPPEVREEAKTRNLFDIDATCVLVTKIHSAVKLYASKGYQIILIGKKKHVEVIGIRGEAPESVTVVEKVEDVANLPFGVEIPLFFVTQTTLSLDDVAEITQALKVRYPNIVTLPSSSVCYATQNRQEALRSVLPKVNFVYVIGDVQSSNSNRLREVAEKRNIPARLVNSPDHISDEILNYSGDIAITAGASTPEHIVQSCISRLKELIPDLQVEEDIFAIEDVVFQPPKELRN